A stretch of Carya illinoinensis cultivar Pawnee chromosome 14, C.illinoinensisPawnee_v1, whole genome shotgun sequence DNA encodes these proteins:
- the LOC122294173 gene encoding transcription factor TGA2.2-like isoform X1: MIHRPQPSYHRQNPSPSSLDINPFTFQAERQRLPLEKGSTLVSISSGHLENREEPAMADASPGTDISTDVDTDDKNQRFDGQSLGNVASDSSDRSKDKTDQKTLRRLAQNREAARKSRLRKKAYVQQLESSRLKLTQLEQELQRARQQGIFISSSGDQAHSMSGNGAMAFDVEYGRWLEEHNRQINELRSAVNSHASDTELRIIVDNILAHYDEIFRQKGIAAKADVFHLLSGMWKTPAERCFLWLGGFRSSELLKLLLNQLEPLTEQQLVGITNLQQSSQQAEDALSQGMDALQQSLSETLSSGNLGSSGSSGNVANYMGQMAMAMGKLGTLEGFIRQADNLRQQTLQQMHRILTTRQSARALLAIHDYFSRLRALSSLWLARPRE, encoded by the exons ATGATACACAGACCCCAACCATCGTATCATCGTCAAAATCCCAG TCCAAGTTCACTTGATATAAATCCATTTACTTTCCAAGCGGAGCGTCAGAGGTTGCCATTAGAAAAGGGGTCAACTCTGGTTTCTATATCAAGTGGTCATCTAGAGAACAGGGAAGAGCCTGCAATGGCTGATGCAAGTCCCGGGACTGATATCTCAACAGATGTGGATACAGATGACAAGAATCAGAGG TTTGATGGCCAATCTCTTGGTAATGTAGCTTCTGATTCTAGTGACAGATCAAAGGATAAAACAGATCAGAAG ACTCTCCGCAGGCTTGCTCAAAATCGGGAGGCTGCAAGAAAAAGCCGATTGAGGAAAAAA GCATATGTGCAACAGCTGGAGAGTAGTCGTTTGAAGCTGACCCAACTAGAGCAGGAGCTTCAACGAGCAAGACAGCAG GGAATTTTCATATCAAGCTCGGGAGACCAAGCCCATTCAATGAGTGGAAATG GGGCAATGGCATTTGATGTAGAATATGGGCGGTGGCTGGAAGAGCATAATCGGCAAATTAATGAACTGAGATCAGCAGTCAATTCTCATGCAAGTGATACGGAGCTACGAATTATTGTTGATAATATCTTGGCACACTACGATGAGATTTTTAGGCAGAAGGGCATTGCAGCTAAGGCTGATGTTTTCCATTTGTTGTCTGGCATGTGGAAAACACCTGCTGAGAGGTGTTTCTTGTGGCTTGGTGGGTTCCGATCTTCTGAGCTCTTGAAG CTTCTTCTGAATCAATTGGAGCCTCTAACAGAGCAGCAACTGGTAGGCATTACCAACTTGCAGCAGTCTTCGCAACAGGCGGAAGATGCATTATCTCAAGGGATGGACGCATTGCAACAATCCCTGTCTGAGACACTATCCAGCGGGAATCTTGGTTCCTCAGGTTCATCTGGGAACGTTGCGAACTACATGGGACAAATGGCAATGGCCATGGGGAAGCTAGGGACCCTTGAGGGGTTCATTCGCCAG GCTGACAATCTCCGGCAACAAACGCTGCAACAAATGCACCGTATATTGACAACACGCCAATCAGCCCGTGCTCTCCTTGCAATACATGACTATTTCTCCCGGCTACGTGCTCTTAGTTCCCTCTGGCTTGCCCGCCCAAGAGAATGA
- the LOC122294173 gene encoding transcription factor TGA2.2-like isoform X3 — protein sequence MIIASQDDISTAFWGTTWVAIIWRIIFSCTKGNSIHSSRVLDFGGIDQSVGFHLEDVADLTGNTVIHSTRVSGQAVASYILHIGTSDKATSSLDINPFTFQAERQRLPLEKGSTLVSISSGHLENREEPAMADASPGTDISTDVDTDDKNQRFDGQSLGNVASDSSDRSKDKTDQKTLRRLAQNREAARKSRLRKKAYVQQLESSRLKLTQLEQELQRARQQGIFISSSGDQAHSMSGNGAMAFDVEYGRWLEEHNRQINELRSAVNSHASDTELRIIVDNILAHYDEIFRQKGIAAKADVFHLLSGMWKTPAERCFLWLGGFRSSELLKLLLNQLEPLTEQQLVGITNLQQSSQQAEDALSQGMDALQQSLSETLSSGNLGSSGSSGNVANYMGQMAMAMGKLGTLEGFIRQADNLRQQTLQQMHRILTTRQSARALLAIHDYFSRLRALSSLWLARPRE from the exons ATGATTATAGCATCTCAAGATGACATTAGTACAGCATTTTGGGGTACAACTTGGGTGGCTATAATTTGGAGAATAATTTTCAGTTGCACAAAGGGAAATTCAATACATTCTTCTCGCGTTCTTGATTTTGGGGGGATTGATCAATCAGTTGGATTTCACTTGGAGGATGTTGCTGACCTGACTGGAA ATACCGTGATTCATTCGACAAGAGTAAGTGGGCAAGCAGTTGCATCCTATATCCTTCATATTGGCACTTCTGATAAGGCGA CAAGTTCACTTGATATAAATCCATTTACTTTCCAAGCGGAGCGTCAGAGGTTGCCATTAGAAAAGGGGTCAACTCTGGTTTCTATATCAAGTGGTCATCTAGAGAACAGGGAAGAGCCTGCAATGGCTGATGCAAGTCCCGGGACTGATATCTCAACAGATGTGGATACAGATGACAAGAATCAGAGG TTTGATGGCCAATCTCTTGGTAATGTAGCTTCTGATTCTAGTGACAGATCAAAGGATAAAACAGATCAGAAG ACTCTCCGCAGGCTTGCTCAAAATCGGGAGGCTGCAAGAAAAAGCCGATTGAGGAAAAAA GCATATGTGCAACAGCTGGAGAGTAGTCGTTTGAAGCTGACCCAACTAGAGCAGGAGCTTCAACGAGCAAGACAGCAG GGAATTTTCATATCAAGCTCGGGAGACCAAGCCCATTCAATGAGTGGAAATG GGGCAATGGCATTTGATGTAGAATATGGGCGGTGGCTGGAAGAGCATAATCGGCAAATTAATGAACTGAGATCAGCAGTCAATTCTCATGCAAGTGATACGGAGCTACGAATTATTGTTGATAATATCTTGGCACACTACGATGAGATTTTTAGGCAGAAGGGCATTGCAGCTAAGGCTGATGTTTTCCATTTGTTGTCTGGCATGTGGAAAACACCTGCTGAGAGGTGTTTCTTGTGGCTTGGTGGGTTCCGATCTTCTGAGCTCTTGAAG CTTCTTCTGAATCAATTGGAGCCTCTAACAGAGCAGCAACTGGTAGGCATTACCAACTTGCAGCAGTCTTCGCAACAGGCGGAAGATGCATTATCTCAAGGGATGGACGCATTGCAACAATCCCTGTCTGAGACACTATCCAGCGGGAATCTTGGTTCCTCAGGTTCATCTGGGAACGTTGCGAACTACATGGGACAAATGGCAATGGCCATGGGGAAGCTAGGGACCCTTGAGGGGTTCATTCGCCAG GCTGACAATCTCCGGCAACAAACGCTGCAACAAATGCACCGTATATTGACAACACGCCAATCAGCCCGTGCTCTCCTTGCAATACATGACTATTTCTCCCGGCTACGTGCTCTTAGTTCCCTCTGGCTTGCCCGCCCAAGAGAATGA
- the LOC122294173 gene encoding transcription factor TGA2.2-like isoform X2, translating into MADASPGTDISTDVDTDDKNQRFDGQSLGNVASDSSDRSKDKTDQKTLRRLAQNREAARKSRLRKKAYVQQLESSRLKLTQLEQELQRARQQGIFISSSGDQAHSMSGNGAMAFDVEYGRWLEEHNRQINELRSAVNSHASDTELRIIVDNILAHYDEIFRQKGIAAKADVFHLLSGMWKTPAERCFLWLGGFRSSELLKLLLNQLEPLTEQQLVGITNLQQSSQQAEDALSQGMDALQQSLSETLSSGNLGSSGSSGNVANYMGQMAMAMGKLGTLEGFIRQADNLRQQTLQQMHRILTTRQSARALLAIHDYFSRLRALSSLWLARPRE; encoded by the exons ATGGCTGATGCAAGTCCCGGGACTGATATCTCAACAGATGTGGATACAGATGACAAGAATCAGAGG TTTGATGGCCAATCTCTTGGTAATGTAGCTTCTGATTCTAGTGACAGATCAAAGGATAAAACAGATCAGAAG ACTCTCCGCAGGCTTGCTCAAAATCGGGAGGCTGCAAGAAAAAGCCGATTGAGGAAAAAA GCATATGTGCAACAGCTGGAGAGTAGTCGTTTGAAGCTGACCCAACTAGAGCAGGAGCTTCAACGAGCAAGACAGCAG GGAATTTTCATATCAAGCTCGGGAGACCAAGCCCATTCAATGAGTGGAAATG GGGCAATGGCATTTGATGTAGAATATGGGCGGTGGCTGGAAGAGCATAATCGGCAAATTAATGAACTGAGATCAGCAGTCAATTCTCATGCAAGTGATACGGAGCTACGAATTATTGTTGATAATATCTTGGCACACTACGATGAGATTTTTAGGCAGAAGGGCATTGCAGCTAAGGCTGATGTTTTCCATTTGTTGTCTGGCATGTGGAAAACACCTGCTGAGAGGTGTTTCTTGTGGCTTGGTGGGTTCCGATCTTCTGAGCTCTTGAAG CTTCTTCTGAATCAATTGGAGCCTCTAACAGAGCAGCAACTGGTAGGCATTACCAACTTGCAGCAGTCTTCGCAACAGGCGGAAGATGCATTATCTCAAGGGATGGACGCATTGCAACAATCCCTGTCTGAGACACTATCCAGCGGGAATCTTGGTTCCTCAGGTTCATCTGGGAACGTTGCGAACTACATGGGACAAATGGCAATGGCCATGGGGAAGCTAGGGACCCTTGAGGGGTTCATTCGCCAG GCTGACAATCTCCGGCAACAAACGCTGCAACAAATGCACCGTATATTGACAACACGCCAATCAGCCCGTGCTCTCCTTGCAATACATGACTATTTCTCCCGGCTACGTGCTCTTAGTTCCCTCTGGCTTGCCCGCCCAAGAGAATGA
- the LOC122294175 gene encoding NADH dehydrogenase [ubiquinone] 1 alpha subcomplex subunit 6-like, with the protein MAFTLRSVKVPPNSASLDEARTRVFDFFRAACRSLPTIMEIYTLDDVVTVSQLRSTIASEIRKNSHITNPKVIDMLLFKGMEELNNIVEHAKQRHHIVGQYVVGRQGLVQDVGTKDQGISNFLKNFYNSNYF; encoded by the exons ATGGCGTTTACATTACGGAGCGTGAAGGTGCCGCCAAACTCGGCGAGTCTGGACGAAGCGAGGACGCGAGTCTTCGATTTCTTCAGGGCCGCCTGCAGATCCCTACCCACCATCATGGAGATCTACACCCTCGACGACGTCGTTACGGTCTCCCAGCTCCGTTCCACCATCGCCTCCGAAATCCGGAAGAACTCCCACATCACCAATCCCAAG GTGATTGATATGTTGCTCTTCAAGGGAATGGAAGAGCTGAATAACATTGTGGAACATGCAAAGCAGCGGCACCATATTGTTGGGCAGTATGTGGTGGGTCGTCAAGGGCTTGTGCAGGACGTGGGAACCAAGGATCAAGGCATCTCCAACTTTCTCAAAAACTTTTACAACAGCAATTACTTCTGA